Proteins encoded in a region of the Gammaproteobacteria bacterium genome:
- the nrdR gene encoding transcriptional regulator NrdR has product MHCPFCNAVDTKVIDSRLVAEGNQVRRRRECLTCNERFTTYEAAELVMPRIIKQNGEREPFDEEKLHSGLIKALEKRPVSIEKVDEAISRIKNKLRATGEREIQSRLVGEEVMLELRNLDEVAYVRFASVYKSFKSLDEFTREIDELTRSSDTSGRKS; this is encoded by the coding sequence ATGCACTGTCCGTTCTGTAATGCCGTTGATACCAAGGTGATCGATTCCCGCCTCGTTGCTGAGGGTAATCAGGTTCGTCGTCGCCGCGAGTGCCTCACCTGTAACGAACGGTTCACAACCTATGAGGCCGCCGAGCTGGTGATGCCGAGGATCATTAAGCAGAATGGTGAGCGTGAACCCTTCGACGAAGAAAAACTGCATTCGGGTCTGATCAAGGCGCTGGAAAAAAGACCGGTCAGTATAGAAAAAGTTGATGAGGCGATAAGCCGTATCAAGAACAAGTTGCGCGCAACGGGTGAGCGTGAGATCCAATCCCGCCTGGTCGGCGAAGAGGTGATGCTGGAGTTGCGTAACCTCGACGAAGTGGCCTATGTACGCTTCGCTTCTGTTTACAAGAGTTTCAAGTCTCTCGATGAATTCACCCGCGAGATCGACGAACTGACTCGCTCAAGTGACACCAGCGGCAGGAAATCCTAG
- the glyA gene encoding serine hydroxymethyltransferase: MFDKEMTIAGFDPELDAAMQAESRRQEEHIELIASENYASPRVMEAQGSVLTNKYAEGYPGKRYYGGCEHVDVVEELAIARAKALFGADYANVQPHSGSQANAAVYMALMEPGDTVLGMSLADGGHLTHGASVSFSGRIYNAVQYGLNHETGEIDYEQVEALAREHKPKMIMAGFSAYSRIVDWQRFRDIADSVGAFFVVDMAHVSGLIAAGVYPSPVNIADVTTSTTHKTLRGPRGGIILARSNPELEKKLNFSVFPESQGGPLMHVIAAKAVCFKEAMSDEFRAYQAQVVKNAQVMARGFIDRGYDVISGGTDDHLFLLSLIKQDVTGKDADAALGRANITVNKNAVPNDPRSPFVTSGLRIGTPAATTRGFGEAEFAELTGWMCDVLDDIHNDSRIAEVKDKVKALCARFPVYR; the protein is encoded by the coding sequence ATGTTTGACAAAGAAATGACTATTGCCGGTTTTGATCCCGAACTCGATGCGGCCATGCAGGCTGAGAGTCGTCGTCAGGAGGAGCATATCGAGCTGATTGCGTCGGAAAACTACGCCAGTCCGCGGGTCATGGAAGCCCAGGGGTCGGTGCTGACCAACAAGTACGCCGAAGGCTATCCGGGCAAGCGCTATTACGGTGGCTGTGAGCACGTGGATGTGGTCGAGGAACTGGCGATCGCCAGGGCTAAAGCGCTGTTCGGGGCCGATTATGCCAATGTGCAGCCACACTCTGGTTCCCAGGCCAATGCGGCGGTGTACATGGCGCTGATGGAGCCTGGCGACACCGTGCTGGGCATGAGTCTGGCGGATGGCGGCCACCTGACCCACGGTGCCAGCGTGAGCTTTTCCGGGCGTATTTACAATGCGGTGCAATACGGCTTGAACCACGAAACCGGCGAGATCGATTACGAGCAGGTGGAGGCTCTGGCCAGGGAGCATAAGCCGAAAATGATCATGGCCGGGTTCTCTGCCTATTCCCGGATCGTGGACTGGCAACGGTTTCGGGACATCGCAGACAGCGTTGGCGCTTTTTTCGTGGTGGACATGGCCCATGTCAGCGGTCTTATCGCGGCCGGCGTGTATCCCAGTCCGGTCAACATTGCCGACGTCACTACCTCGACGACCCACAAGACCCTGCGCGGCCCCCGGGGCGGCATCATCCTGGCCAGGTCTAACCCGGAGCTGGAGAAAAAACTCAATTTTTCCGTGTTTCCGGAAAGCCAGGGTGGTCCGTTAATGCATGTGATTGCTGCCAAGGCAGTCTGCTTCAAGGAAGCCATGAGCGATGAGTTCCGCGCCTATCAGGCTCAGGTGGTAAAAAATGCCCAGGTGATGGCCAGGGGTTTTATTGACCGGGGTTATGACGTGATTTCCGGAGGAACCGACGATCACCTGTTTCTGCTCAGTCTGATCAAACAGGATGTAACCGGTAAAGATGCCGATGCGGCGCTTGGTCGCGCCAATATTACGGTCAACAAGAATGCGGTGCCGAATGATCCCCGCTCACCGTTTGTGACCAGTGGCCTGCGCATTGGTACGCCGGCTGCCACTACCCGTGGTTTCGGGGAGGCGGAATTCGCCGAGCTGACCGGGTGGATGTGCGACGTGCTGGATGACATTCACAATGATAGCCGAATTGCCGAAGTAAAGGACAAGGTCAAGGCCTTGTGTGCCCGGTTCCCGGTCTATCGCTGA
- the ettA gene encoding energy-dependent translational throttle protein EttA, translated as MAQYVFTMSRVGKVVPPKREILKDISLSFFPGAKIGVLGLNGSGKSTLLRIMAGVDKDYIGEARPQPGIRIGYLPQEPELDDSRDVRGNVEDGVRETLALVEDFNAISDRFAEPMDDDEMNDLLAKQGELQNAIDAADGWDVERKLEVAADALRLPAWDAEVSTLSGGERRRVALCRLLLSNPDMLLLDEPTNHLDAESVAWLERFLHDFPGTVVAITHDRYFLDNVAGWILELDRGYGIPFEGNYSTWLEAKEKRLEMEQKQEDAHQRTIKSELEWVRTNPKGRQSKSKARLARFEELNSREFQQRNETQELYIPPGPRLGDKVMEVKNLSKGFGDHSLIENLSFSVPKGSIVGIIGGNGAGKTTFLRMLVGQEKPDNGSIELGDTVDLAYVDQSRDSLDGEKTVWQEVSDGQDIIQVGKYEINSRAYVGRFNFRGTDQQKYVKNLSGGERNRLHLAKLLKSGGNVLLLDEPTNDLDVETLRALEEALLNFPGNVIVVSHDRWFLDRICTHILAFEGNSQVVFHAGNYSDYEAEHKKRAGEAAQPTRIKYKKLA; from the coding sequence ATGGCGCAATATGTATTTACCATGAGCCGGGTCGGCAAAGTCGTGCCACCCAAACGGGAGATCCTCAAGGACATTTCCCTGTCATTCTTCCCCGGCGCCAAGATCGGGGTGCTGGGCCTCAACGGCAGTGGTAAGTCCACTCTGTTGCGCATCATGGCCGGTGTCGACAAGGATTATATTGGTGAGGCCCGGCCACAGCCGGGCATCAGAATCGGTTATCTGCCCCAGGAACCCGAACTGGATGACTCCCGGGACGTGCGCGGCAACGTCGAAGATGGCGTGCGCGAAACCCTGGCCCTGGTGGAAGACTTCAATGCCATCAGCGACCGCTTCGCCGAACCCATGGACGATGACGAGATGAACGACCTGCTGGCCAAGCAGGGCGAATTGCAGAATGCCATTGACGCCGCCGATGGCTGGGACGTTGAGCGCAAGCTGGAAGTCGCCGCCGATGCACTGCGGCTGCCGGCATGGGACGCCGAAGTCAGCACCCTGTCGGGCGGCGAGCGACGCCGCGTGGCGCTGTGCCGGCTGCTGCTGTCAAATCCGGATATGCTGCTCCTGGATGAACCGACCAACCACCTGGACGCGGAGAGCGTGGCGTGGCTGGAGCGCTTCCTGCATGATTTCCCCGGCACCGTAGTGGCCATCACCCACGATCGTTATTTCCTGGACAACGTGGCCGGCTGGATCCTGGAACTGGATCGCGGCTACGGCATTCCTTTCGAAGGCAATTACAGCACCTGGCTGGAGGCCAAGGAAAAACGCCTGGAAATGGAACAGAAGCAGGAAGACGCCCATCAGCGCACCATCAAGTCCGAGCTGGAGTGGGTCCGGACCAACCCGAAGGGACGGCAGTCCAAAAGCAAGGCGCGCCTGGCCCGCTTCGAGGAGCTCAACTCCCGCGAGTTTCAGCAGCGCAACGAAACCCAGGAGCTTTATATTCCACCCGGACCGCGCCTGGGCGACAAGGTCATGGAGGTCAAGAATCTGAGCAAGGGGTTCGGCGACCACAGCCTGATCGAGAATCTTTCCTTCAGTGTGCCCAAGGGCAGCATCGTGGGCATTATCGGTGGTAATGGGGCCGGCAAGACCACCTTTCTGCGCATGCTGGTGGGCCAGGAAAAACCTGACAATGGCAGCATCGAGCTGGGCGACACCGTCGACCTGGCCTATGTAGATCAGAGCCGGGACAGTCTCGACGGTGAAAAGACCGTCTGGCAGGAAGTCTCGGATGGCCAGGACATCATCCAGGTCGGCAAATACGAAATCAATTCCCGCGCCTACGTGGGACGCTTCAATTTTCGCGGAACTGACCAGCAGAAATACGTGAAAAACCTGTCAGGCGGGGAACGTAACCGCCTGCACCTGGCCAAACTGCTGAAAAGTGGCGGCAACGTACTGCTGCTGGACGAACCGACCAACGACCTGGATGTGGAAACCCTGCGTGCCCTGGAAGAGGCATTGCTGAATTTTCCCGGCAATGTGATAGTCGTGTCCCACGACCGTTGGTTCCTGGACCGTATCTGTACCCATATCCTGGCGTTCGAAGGCAACAGCCAGGTCGTGTTTCATGCCGGGAACTACTCAGACTACGAAGCGGAACACAAAAAGCGGGCCGGTGAGGCCGCGCAACCGACCCGCATCAAGTACAAAAAGCTGGCCTAG
- a CDS encoding ROK family protein, with amino-acid sequence MDKQQDGLFAVIVDVGGTHIRFGALNTRDAPLQCVEVYDCARFSQLDDALQHYQARLRTLGAAEGPPVFLCLALPGDVQSEPVELVNLHWRIDLTRLAQRFHCQVVTLNDFSAQAHAIPVFQAADLAWLRAADAPSTGLNRAIIGPGTGLGVSALLPGGQVVESEGGHISFAPQSGLQQQVLTALWTVFPRLSAERLISGPGLANLYRGLALIDGETQQLAPEQISQRALAGDARCLAAIRLFTEVFGSICGDLALVFGAKGGIYLSGGLLQGLGELFDEALFLEHFDNKGRYSDYCRRIPIARVLNPQPGLLGAVSYVRQSGPVNSSREREQT; translated from the coding sequence ATGGACAAGCAGCAGGACGGCCTTTTCGCCGTTATTGTGGATGTTGGCGGTACCCACATCCGTTTCGGCGCCCTCAACACCCGGGATGCACCATTGCAGTGCGTTGAGGTCTATGACTGTGCGCGTTTCAGCCAGCTTGACGACGCCTTGCAGCACTACCAGGCACGGTTGCGGACTCTGGGTGCCGCCGAAGGCCCGCCGGTATTTCTGTGCCTGGCACTGCCCGGTGACGTGCAGTCCGAACCCGTCGAGCTGGTCAACCTGCACTGGCGCATAGACCTCACCCGGCTGGCGCAAAGGTTTCACTGCCAGGTTGTTACACTCAATGATTTCTCTGCCCAGGCCCACGCCATTCCTGTTTTTCAGGCTGCGGACCTGGCGTGGCTGCGCGCAGCGGATGCGCCATCGACAGGCCTTAACAGGGCCATTATCGGTCCGGGAACCGGCCTGGGAGTCTCGGCACTGCTGCCTGGCGGACAGGTGGTAGAATCTGAGGGCGGGCACATCAGCTTCGCACCCCAGTCCGGCCTGCAACAGCAGGTGCTGACGGCCCTGTGGACGGTCTTCCCGCGCCTGTCGGCAGAACGGCTGATTTCTGGCCCGGGGCTTGCAAACCTGTATCGGGGCCTGGCTCTGATTGACGGCGAGACTCAGCAACTGGCGCCCGAGCAGATCTCGCAGCGTGCGCTGGCCGGGGACGCCCGCTGCCTCGCAGCAATCCGCCTGTTCACGGAAGTGTTCGGCAGTATCTGTGGCGACCTGGCGCTGGTTTTCGGAGCCAAGGGAGGCATCTATCTCTCCGGGGGACTGCTGCAGGGCCTCGGCGAGCTGTTCGATGAGGCACTGTTTCTCGAACACTTTGACAACAAGGGCCGGTACAGCGACTACTGTCGGCGTATACCCATAGCCAGGGTGCTCAATCCCCAACCGGGACTGCTTGGCGCCGTGAGTTATGTCCGACAATCAGGCCCTGTGAACAGTTCGCGGGAAAGGGAACAGACTTAA
- the malQ gene encoding 4-alpha-glucanotransferase, with protein sequence MNSFINCHGEEQEITYSNRLAVLAMMGVRLTPNSDVSALLKDSRERIQGHWLPAATVVACDRPLQLQLTLSERDLQAGFNWHLQTEADVTHAGSFDPLTLAEVNPPDPATGRGSVRQLALPPLPAGYHRLTLAAREQNRAVLLIAAPAQGYQPFWCESDRRLAGLSVHLYELKSARNWGMGDFTDLRDFVRQAAESGLDFVVLNPLHILDDLAPDNCSPYSPLDRRFLNPLYIDVEREEDFRDSESIRDYVSRPAFQARLDELRDLELVDYDAVSHLKHRVLSKMFKHFRAHHLETVSARGEAFRAWLQQKGKALKNFGKFQAHRHRLSVHMSRHAEFHYYLQWLAESQLQACQDLAGEKGMAVGLIRDLAVGSDRNGAEVALNPELFCATASVGAPPDPLAPQGQNWGLPPMNPLALRQSGYAHFIELAKDNMAHCGALRIDHIMSLMRLWWCPGQDHTGKGAYVSYPADDLFAILKLESHRQRCVIIGEDLGTVPPGIRHLMGEAGMLSNLLFYFEKHDPVHFRHPRDWNPNALAMVANHDVPTLAAWWSKSDLALRHEIGLFDNPEQLTGAIGARESDLIQILHWLNELHLLPENWADFNIHRIFDNTLCQAILQACAGSASRLVSLQPEDLCLVEKPINIPGTSDQYPNWRRKLSTPVEELFADPGRRQLLEAFVGARAST encoded by the coding sequence ATGAACAGCTTCATAAACTGCCACGGCGAAGAGCAGGAAATCACCTATTCCAATCGGCTTGCCGTCCTGGCGATGATGGGCGTCAGACTGACTCCGAACAGTGATGTGAGTGCCTTGCTGAAGGACAGCCGGGAGCGGATACAGGGCCATTGGCTGCCGGCGGCCACGGTGGTGGCATGCGACCGACCGCTACAACTGCAGCTGACCCTGTCGGAGCGTGATCTGCAGGCCGGTTTCAATTGGCACCTGCAGACAGAAGCAGACGTTACCCATGCCGGCAGTTTCGACCCGCTGACCCTGGCCGAAGTGAACCCGCCTGATCCAGCGACCGGCAGGGGTAGTGTCAGGCAGCTGGCCTTACCGCCGCTTCCGGCCGGCTATCACCGATTGACGCTTGCAGCCCGTGAGCAGAACCGGGCAGTCCTGCTCATTGCCGCACCGGCCCAAGGTTACCAGCCCTTCTGGTGCGAGTCTGATCGACGTCTGGCGGGTCTGTCGGTACATCTCTACGAACTCAAGTCGGCCCGCAACTGGGGAATGGGCGATTTTACCGACCTGCGTGACTTTGTCCGCCAGGCAGCCGAATCCGGACTGGATTTCGTCGTACTCAATCCGCTGCATATTCTTGACGACCTGGCCCCTGACAACTGCAGCCCCTACAGCCCGCTGGATCGCCGCTTCCTGAACCCGCTCTACATCGACGTGGAACGGGAAGAGGATTTCCGGGACAGCGAGTCAATCCGGGACTATGTGTCCAGACCGGCGTTTCAAGCCCGCCTCGACGAACTGCGTGACCTGGAGCTGGTTGACTACGATGCCGTCAGTCACCTCAAGCACAGGGTCCTGTCGAAAATGTTCAAGCATTTCCGGGCTCACCACCTGGAAACGGTCAGTGCCAGGGGCGAGGCATTTCGCGCGTGGCTGCAACAGAAAGGCAAGGCCCTGAAAAATTTCGGTAAATTTCAGGCCCACCGCCACAGGCTGTCAGTGCATATGTCCCGGCACGCGGAATTTCATTACTACCTGCAGTGGCTGGCCGAGTCCCAGTTGCAAGCCTGTCAGGACCTGGCAGGTGAGAAAGGCATGGCCGTGGGCCTGATCCGGGATCTGGCGGTGGGTAGCGACCGCAACGGGGCCGAGGTGGCCCTCAACCCGGAGCTGTTCTGCGCCACCGCCAGTGTCGGCGCACCACCTGACCCGCTGGCGCCCCAGGGACAGAACTGGGGGCTGCCCCCTATGAATCCGCTGGCACTCAGGCAATCCGGCTACGCCCATTTCATCGAGCTGGCCAAAGATAACATGGCACATTGCGGCGCCCTGCGCATCGACCACATCATGAGCCTGATGCGACTGTGGTGGTGCCCTGGCCAGGACCACACAGGCAAAGGCGCTTATGTCAGCTATCCGGCTGACGACCTGTTCGCGATTCTGAAGCTGGAAAGCCACCGCCAGCGCTGCGTTATCATTGGCGAGGATCTGGGCACTGTGCCCCCCGGGATCAGGCATCTGATGGGGGAGGCAGGGATGCTGTCAAACCTGCTGTTCTATTTTGAAAAGCACGACCCGGTGCATTTCCGGCACCCTCGGGACTGGAACCCGAACGCCCTGGCGATGGTGGCCAACCATGACGTCCCTACCCTGGCAGCCTGGTGGTCGAAAAGCGATCTGGCCCTGCGGCATGAAATCGGACTGTTTGACAACCCTGAACAATTGACCGGGGCAATCGGCGCTCGGGAGTCTGACCTGATCCAGATTTTGCATTGGCTTAATGAGTTACACTTGCTACCCGAGAACTGGGCGGACTTTAATATCCACAGAATTTTTGACAACACTCTGTGCCAGGCAATTCTACAGGCCTGCGCCGGCAGCGCATCCAGGCTGGTATCCCTGCAACCCGAGGATCTGTGCCTGGTTGAAAAGCCCATTAATATTCCCGGCACCAGCGACCAGTATCCAAACTGGCGACGGAAATTATCAACTCCTGTCGAGGAACTGTTTGCGGACCCCGGACGCCGGCAGCTCCTGGAAGCCTTTGTCGGAGCGAGAGCCAGCACATGA
- the glgB gene encoding 1,4-alpha-glucan branching protein GlgB, protein MSSYQQTIDNAVIESVVSGNFNDPFAVLGIHHVADFSGRVIRTFLPGAEAVEVLGSDSETHLGELQRLHSHGFFEGIVPYPDLTKYRLRVHYPLSSIDIDDPYRFASSLSADDLYLFHQGSHENAYRMLGANRLSQEGVLGVRFTVWAPNARRVAVVGDFNNWDERTHPMRVHFDSGIWELFLPGAQPGDHYKYAIRAADGRPLPLKADPFARQMELRPGTASRIPLEEKFTWRDLSWMQHRGSRQQVDSPVSIYEVHAGSWRRGGDGGQFLNYRELADALIPYVTELGFTHLQLMPINEHPFDGSWGYQPLGMFAPSCRYGSPNDFRYLVDLAHRNNIGVLLDWVPGHFPTDEHGLGEFDGTHLYEHSDPRQGFHPDWKTYIFNYDRPEVCSYLISNAMYWLEEFHIDGLRFDAVASMLYLDYSREDGEWLPNHLGGRENLGAIELLRQINTRTYQRFPDIMMVAEESTAWPGVTRFADSGGLGFGFKWNLGWMNDTLTYMSRDPIHRQYHQNEMTFGLLYGFSENFILPVSHDEVVHGKRSLLEKMPGDDWQKFANLRAYLAFMWSHPGKQLLFMGCEIAQRQEWNHDRSLDWHLLAQQEHEGIQRLVKDLNALYMHNPAFWSRDNDLESFEWITAGEHTGAIFIFIRKGRTAADQVIVACNLTPTLYQNFRFGVPGPGTYQECLNTNSGHYGGTDHGNLGSVEAENISSHGRPCSVSVTLPPLAAVFLKKQVTR, encoded by the coding sequence ATGAGCAGTTACCAGCAGACCATCGACAACGCGGTCATAGAATCCGTCGTGTCAGGAAATTTCAATGACCCGTTTGCGGTCCTGGGAATTCACCATGTCGCGGATTTCTCCGGACGGGTAATCCGCACCTTCCTGCCCGGTGCCGAAGCCGTTGAAGTGCTCGGCTCGGACAGCGAGACTCATCTGGGAGAACTGCAACGGCTGCATAGCCACGGCTTCTTCGAGGGCATTGTCCCTTACCCGGATCTGACCAAATACCGGTTGCGGGTCCATTACCCGTTGAGCAGTATCGACATCGACGACCCTTACCGATTCGCCTCATCCCTCAGTGCGGACGACCTGTACCTGTTCCATCAGGGATCCCATGAGAACGCCTACCGTATGCTCGGTGCCAACCGTCTTTCCCAGGAGGGCGTACTTGGCGTGCGCTTCACCGTGTGGGCGCCCAATGCCCGCCGCGTAGCGGTGGTTGGAGATTTCAATAACTGGGATGAACGAACCCATCCCATGCGGGTGCATTTTGACAGTGGCATCTGGGAGTTGTTCCTGCCCGGTGCGCAGCCTGGTGACCACTACAAATACGCCATTCGTGCTGCCGACGGCCGACCGCTGCCACTCAAGGCTGACCCCTTTGCCAGGCAGATGGAATTACGACCGGGCACCGCGTCACGAATCCCCCTGGAGGAAAAGTTCACCTGGCGGGACCTGTCCTGGATGCAACACAGGGGAAGCCGGCAACAGGTTGATTCACCGGTTTCCATATACGAGGTTCATGCCGGCTCCTGGCGCCGTGGTGGAGATGGCGGTCAGTTTCTGAATTACCGGGAACTGGCGGATGCCCTGATCCCCTATGTCACGGAGCTGGGATTCACCCACCTGCAACTGATGCCGATCAATGAGCACCCGTTTGATGGTTCCTGGGGGTACCAGCCGCTGGGTATGTTCGCGCCCAGCTGCCGCTACGGCTCGCCCAATGATTTCCGCTATCTGGTAGACCTTGCCCATCGCAATAATATCGGCGTCCTGCTGGACTGGGTGCCGGGTCACTTTCCTACCGATGAGCATGGCCTGGGAGAGTTTGACGGAACCCACCTCTACGAGCACAGCGATCCCCGCCAGGGCTTCCATCCGGACTGGAAGACTTACATTTTCAATTACGACCGGCCGGAGGTATGCAGCTATCTGATCAGCAACGCCATGTACTGGCTGGAGGAATTCCATATCGACGGCCTGCGCTTCGATGCGGTGGCGTCCATGCTGTACCTGGATTACAGCCGTGAAGACGGCGAGTGGCTGCCCAACCACCTTGGCGGGAGGGAAAACCTTGGCGCCATCGAACTGCTGAGGCAGATCAACACACGCACTTATCAGCGCTTTCCGGACATTATGATGGTGGCCGAAGAGTCCACCGCCTGGCCAGGTGTCACACGCTTCGCTGACAGCGGCGGCCTGGGGTTCGGCTTCAAATGGAACCTGGGCTGGATGAACGACACCCTCACTTACATGAGTCGTGACCCCATTCACCGGCAGTATCACCAGAACGAAATGACTTTCGGTCTGCTGTACGGCTTCAGCGAAAACTTTATTCTGCCTGTCAGTCACGACGAGGTGGTACACGGCAAGCGCTCCCTGCTGGAAAAAATGCCCGGCGACGACTGGCAGAAATTTGCCAATCTGCGCGCTTATCTGGCCTTCATGTGGTCGCACCCTGGTAAACAACTGCTGTTCATGGGCTGCGAAATAGCCCAGCGCCAGGAATGGAATCATGACCGGAGTCTGGACTGGCATCTGCTTGCCCAGCAAGAACACGAGGGTATACAACGATTGGTTAAAGACCTGAACGCACTCTACATGCACAACCCTGCATTCTGGAGCCGAGACAATGACCTGGAGAGTTTCGAATGGATTACCGCCGGAGAACATACCGGCGCAATTTTTATCTTCATCCGCAAAGGCCGGACCGCGGCCGACCAGGTTATCGTGGCCTGCAATCTGACGCCGACGCTGTACCAGAATTTTCGTTTCGGGGTACCCGGACCAGGAACTTACCAGGAATGCCTCAACACCAACAGCGGGCATTATGGTGGCACCGACCATGGCAACCTGGGCAGTGTCGAGGCGGAAAACATCAGCAGCCATGGCAGGCCCTGCTCTGTGAGTGTGACCCTGCCGCCCCTGGCCGCCGTCTTTCTCAAAAAGCAGGTTACACGATAA
- the glgX gene encoding glycogen debranching protein GlgX, which translates to MQNLRLETGLPYPLGATCQDGGVNFALFSAHAERVELCLFAADGSTELGRLELPAVSNQVWHGYLPGAGPGTLYGYRVYGPYQPHLGHRFNPNKLLLDPYARQLHGELVWSDLHYGYDPESPESDLSMDKRDNAATMPKCVVVEDHSRPPPVSNRIQKADTIIYETHLKGFTRLHPDIPVSERGKFAGMAHPRVLDYLKSLGVTSIELLPVQSFISEPFLHERGLTNYWGYNTMAYFTPHQHYQSSNNILEFRTMVDAIHDAGMEVILDIVFNHTAEGNRLGPTLSFKGIDNFSYYRLQPEDRRYYINDTGCGNTINVLHPRVIQLIMDCLRYWVETMQVDGFRFDLAPVLGREQQGFDRGSGFFDAILQDPVLAGSKFIAEPWDIGPGGYQLGQFPAGWSEWNDRYRDTVKRFWRGDSGVMPDLARRIHGSSDIFEHSGRRPSASINFVTSHDGFTLADLVSYRDRHNELNLENNQDGHNENYSDNFGVEGATDDASINVLRWRQQRNLLATLLFSQGTPMLAAGDELGRSQQGNNNAYCQDNELNWINWDGIDSRGHRQRQFVSHLIALRNRFRIFSLDQYIHFSEERKEPVVEWYGKNGEPMQPSHWSDNQARTLGHLLNWYNPEADSVERLFIIFHAGRDAVSFKLPQLEDFRQWEILFDTALESGIPDPGNCMVERQLRLFSCSTVMLLARRDSQSSNLDTSTMSIYE; encoded by the coding sequence ATGCAGAATCTGAGACTCGAGACCGGACTGCCTTACCCCCTCGGGGCCACCTGCCAGGATGGCGGCGTAAACTTTGCCCTGTTTTCCGCCCATGCGGAGCGGGTCGAACTCTGTCTGTTCGCCGCAGATGGCAGTACAGAACTGGGGCGCCTGGAGCTGCCAGCCGTCAGCAACCAGGTCTGGCACGGCTATCTGCCCGGCGCAGGGCCGGGTACGCTATACGGTTACCGTGTTTACGGGCCCTACCAGCCTCACCTTGGACATCGCTTTAATCCCAATAAGCTGCTGCTTGACCCCTATGCCAGACAGCTGCACGGCGAACTGGTCTGGTCCGACCTGCACTATGGCTATGACCCCGAAAGTCCGGAGTCTGATCTCAGCATGGACAAGCGCGACAACGCCGCCACTATGCCAAAGTGTGTGGTCGTGGAGGATCATTCCCGTCCGCCACCGGTAAGCAATCGAATTCAGAAGGCTGACACTATCATCTATGAAACGCACCTGAAAGGATTCACACGCCTGCATCCTGACATTCCTGTCAGTGAACGGGGCAAGTTTGCCGGGATGGCCCATCCGCGGGTGCTGGACTATCTGAAAAGCCTGGGCGTCACCAGCATCGAACTGCTGCCGGTACAGAGCTTCATCAGCGAACCCTTTCTCCACGAACGCGGGCTTACCAACTACTGGGGCTATAACACAATGGCCTACTTCACCCCGCACCAGCACTACCAGAGCAGCAACAATATCCTGGAATTCCGTACCATGGTGGATGCGATTCACGATGCCGGCATGGAAGTCATCCTGGATATCGTTTTCAATCATACCGCCGAAGGCAACCGTCTGGGCCCAACGTTGTCTTTCAAGGGTATCGATAATTTCTCCTACTACCGGCTGCAACCGGAGGACCGGCGTTATTACATCAACGATACCGGTTGTGGCAATACCATCAACGTCCTGCATCCGCGGGTGATCCAGCTGATCATGGACTGCCTGCGCTACTGGGTGGAAACCATGCAGGTGGATGGATTCCGCTTTGACCTGGCGCCGGTACTGGGACGGGAACAGCAGGGTTTCGACCGGGGCAGCGGCTTCTTCGACGCCATTCTCCAGGATCCGGTGCTGGCCGGCAGCAAGTTCATCGCCGAGCCATGGGACATAGGGCCTGGCGGCTACCAGCTGGGGCAGTTTCCGGCCGGCTGGAGCGAATGGAATGATCGGTACAGAGACACTGTCAAGCGATTCTGGCGTGGCGATTCCGGAGTGATGCCGGATCTGGCGCGGCGCATTCACGGCTCCAGCGACATCTTCGAACATTCCGGCCGCAGGCCCAGCGCCAGTATCAATTTTGTGACCAGTCACGACGGCTTCACACTGGCGGATCTGGTCAGCTACCGGGATCGCCACAACGAACTGAACCTGGAGAACAATCAGGACGGGCACAACGAAAACTACAGCGACAATTTCGGCGTTGAAGGGGCCACCGACGACGCCTCCATCAACGTTTTACGCTGGCGTCAGCAACGCAATCTGCTCGCCACACTGCTGTTTTCCCAGGGCACACCGATGCTTGCAGCGGGGGACGAACTGGGGCGCAGCCAGCAGGGCAACAACAACGCCTACTGCCAGGACAACGAGCTCAACTGGATAAACTGGGATGGCATTGACAGCCGCGGGCACCGGCAACGGCAGTTTGTCAGCCACCTGATCGCCTTGCGGAATCGGTTCCGTATTTTTTCCCTGGATCAGTACATTCATTTTAGCGAAGAACGCAAAGAACCCGTGGTGGAATGGTACGGTAAGAACGGCGAACCGATGCAGCCCAGCCACTGGTCGGATAATCAGGCCCGCACCCTGGGTCACCTGCTCAACTGGTACAATCCGGAGGCTGACAGCGTAGAAAGGCTGTTTATTATCTTTCATGCCGGCCGCGACGCCGTCAGTTTCAAACTGCCACAACTGGAAGATTTCCGCCAATGGGAGATACTTTTCGATACGGCACTGGAATCCGGCATTCCCGACCCGGGCAACTGTATGGTTGAGCGTCAGCTCAGACTTTTCTCCTGTTCGACAGTCATGTTATTGGCTCGTCGGGACAGCCAATCCTCTAATCTCGATACCTCCACGATGTCAATTTATGAGTAA